Proteins from one Phyllobacterium zundukense genomic window:
- the purF gene encoding amidophosphoribosyltransferase, producing the protein MTDISRNDNQLMSLDDDTLHEECGVFGILGHPDAATLTALGLHALQHRGQEAAGIVSYDGKQFCSERRMGLVGDHYTNPATLAQLPGDRAIGHVRYSTTGDTVLRNVQPLLAELEVGGIAIAHNGNFTNGLTLRRQLIADGAICQSNSDTEVVLHLIARSRHASSSDRFIDAIRQMEGGYAMLALTRTKLIAARDPIGIRPLVMGELDGKPIFASETCALDIIGAKFVRDIENGEVVVCEIQADGSISIDTYKPQNPKRERLCLFEYVYFARPDSVVGGRNVYTARKNMGINLAKEAPLEADVVVPVPDGGTPAAIGFAQASGIPFELGIIRNHYVGRTFIEPTQSIRAFGVKLKHSANRAVIEGKRVVLVDDSIVRGTTSVKIVQMIRDAGALEVHIRVASPMIFHPDFYGIDTPDADKLLANQYADLDAMCDYIGADSLAFLSIDGLYKAVSGAPRDPRSPLFTDHYFTGDYPTRLLDKDGASNVRQFSLLANNG; encoded by the coding sequence ATGACCGACATTTCTCGTAACGATAATCAATTGATGTCCCTGGATGACGACACACTGCATGAAGAGTGCGGTGTGTTTGGCATTTTGGGGCATCCCGACGCCGCGACCCTGACCGCGCTCGGGCTGCACGCACTGCAGCATCGCGGCCAGGAAGCCGCCGGTATCGTCTCCTATGACGGGAAGCAGTTTTGTTCGGAACGCCGCATGGGTCTCGTCGGGGACCACTACACCAATCCGGCAACCCTTGCACAATTGCCCGGCGACCGGGCAATCGGCCACGTACGCTATTCAACCACCGGCGACACGGTTCTACGCAACGTGCAGCCGCTTCTGGCCGAACTTGAGGTCGGCGGCATCGCCATTGCCCATAATGGCAATTTCACCAACGGCCTCACCCTGCGCCGCCAGCTGATCGCTGATGGCGCAATTTGCCAGTCCAATTCCGATACTGAAGTCGTACTGCACCTCATCGCCCGTTCACGCCACGCGTCATCCAGCGATCGCTTCATCGACGCGATCCGCCAGATGGAAGGCGGTTATGCGATGCTCGCACTCACCCGCACCAAGCTCATCGCTGCGCGTGACCCGATCGGCATTCGCCCGCTCGTGATGGGCGAACTCGACGGCAAGCCGATTTTTGCTTCCGAGACCTGCGCGCTCGACATTATCGGTGCGAAATTCGTCCGCGATATCGAGAATGGCGAAGTGGTGGTCTGCGAAATCCAGGCTGATGGGTCGATCAGCATCGATACTTACAAGCCGCAGAATCCAAAGCGCGAACGGCTTTGCCTGTTTGAATACGTTTACTTCGCCCGTCCGGACTCGGTCGTTGGCGGACGCAATGTCTACACTGCCCGCAAGAACATGGGCATCAATCTCGCCAAGGAAGCGCCACTCGAGGCAGATGTGGTGGTTCCAGTTCCGGATGGCGGCACCCCGGCAGCCATTGGTTTTGCCCAGGCAAGCGGCATTCCCTTCGAGCTCGGCATCATCCGTAACCATTATGTCGGACGCACCTTCATTGAGCCAACGCAATCGATCCGTGCCTTTGGTGTGAAGCTGAAGCATTCGGCCAACCGTGCCGTCATTGAAGGCAAGCGCGTTGTGCTTGTGGATGATTCCATCGTTCGCGGTACGACTTCGGTCAAGATCGTGCAAATGATCCGTGACGCCGGTGCGCTCGAGGTACACATCCGCGTTGCCAGCCCGATGATCTTTCATCCGGATTTCTACGGCATCGACACACCCGACGCCGACAAGCTGCTGGCCAACCAGTATGCGGACCTCGATGCGATGTGCGACTACATCGGAGCGGATTCCCTGGCATTCCTGTCGATCGACGGGCTTTACAAGGCTGTCAGCGGGGCTCCCCGCGATCCGCGCTCGCCGCTTTTCACCGATCACTACTTCACTGGCGATTATCCGACGCGGCTTCTCGACAAGGATGGGGCGAGTAACGTTCGCCAGTTCTCGCTTCTCGCAAATAACGGTTGA
- a CDS encoding SDR family NAD(P)-dependent oxidoreductase yields the protein MISDGSFRLDGKLALVTGASRGIGYSLSKELAARGAHVIAVARTVGGLEELDDEIKAAGGTATLVPLDLTDMPAIDRLGGSIHERWGKLDIMVANAGILGTISPIGHVEAKVFDRLMAINVTSVWRLIRTVDPLLKLSDAGRAILLSSSVAHTARAYWGPYAASKAAVEVMARAWAEESQQTRLCINSVDPGATRTAMRAQAMPGEDPEILPTPAEVAAKIALLCDPALNATGKLYDVRADKLLSYNDPS from the coding sequence ATGATTTCTGACGGCAGTTTTCGGCTGGACGGCAAGCTTGCGCTCGTCACCGGCGCATCCCGTGGCATTGGCTATTCTCTCTCCAAAGAACTTGCAGCCCGCGGCGCTCACGTCATTGCCGTTGCCCGCACAGTGGGCGGGCTTGAGGAACTCGACGACGAAATCAAGGCAGCAGGCGGGACCGCAACGCTCGTTCCCTTGGACTTGACTGACATGCCCGCCATCGACAGGCTTGGCGGTTCCATCCATGAGCGCTGGGGCAAGCTTGATATCATGGTCGCCAATGCGGGCATTCTCGGAACGATTTCGCCAATCGGACATGTGGAGGCGAAAGTCTTCGATCGGTTGATGGCAATCAATGTCACGAGTGTCTGGCGTCTGATCCGCACCGTTGATCCCCTGTTGAAGCTGTCTGACGCCGGGCGCGCCATCCTGCTATCATCGAGCGTCGCACATACTGCTCGCGCCTATTGGGGACCCTACGCCGCTTCCAAGGCTGCTGTGGAAGTGATGGCGCGCGCCTGGGCCGAGGAATCGCAACAGACGCGCTTGTGCATCAATTCCGTCGACCCTGGGGCTACCCGCACCGCCATGCGTGCGCAGGCTATGCCAGGCGAAGATCCTGAGATCTTACCCACGCCAGCGGAGGTCGCCGCAAAGATCGCCCTGCTGTGTGACCCGGCGCTGAACGCGACCGGCAAGCTCTACGACGTGCGCGCCGACAAATTGCTGAGCTACAACGACCCGAGCTAA